The genome window gttcgactctgactcATCCAAGCTAAAAAAAACACTACGGGTTATTATCGATACCCAGACCCCAGTGAAATACATTTGACTTCCGCATCAAATTCAAACCTGAAGCTTTTGGGCTCGGCTGCATTACTTGTTTGTACAAGACAAAATACATTCTGTAATTCTCTGTATTTTTACATCAGTTCTCCTATGGACATGCGTTGAGTTGGGTTGCCGCAAGGCCCGCAAGGAGGACCCTCAGGCCTAATATATCACAGGCCCACTAATCCCTGGTTAAAAAGCCATCACTCATTTTAGCttagttttaagttttaagttttaactatAACTTTTTCTTCCATTAGgaaatctttatatttttattttttacacacTGTAATTGCAGTGCACCATGCAAACCATCAGCTGGACTCTGTAAACAGCACATAAGGTTACATTTATTACTGTATTTGCAATTTGCAGTAGTGTTCTCTATAGAAAATATGCCTAGAAGTCTAGAACTCAGAGAAAACTATTGAATTTATATTCAGATTGCGATGATTTCATCCATTCTacgaagaacaaaaaaaattaactgaGAAAGTGTTTAAATTTAAGATGAAGGTAAGTTCATGTTTAACCTAAGACTCTGCTGAGAAGGTCTCACTTCTAGGCATGACAAGCATAGGACTGATAGGATATAACATATGATCCGGTAAGCCCTCCTCGCTGCACCTTGATGTTTTCCTCCTCTCTGCACGTTGATGTTTTGAGAAAATTGTCACATGATACCAAAGTTCTACCGGCGCAGAAGTGCAAAAGCACTAGATTCCGTAAATTTGTATGTGAACTCGATAAGAATGTCAAATTTATAAGAGCGGCTTTTGTACAGAATGGCTACTAAATTTATACAAACAAACCGCGCATACATAAATCCTTGACCTTGACCGCTTGAGCACTGCCATTTTGTTATTGTCTTGTTAATGCAATCAGAAGTACTACTGTCTGCTCGCTACTTATTTCTTCATATTTCAATTATATCATTGCAGTTTTGAGTTTTCCCATTCCCACTGTCTTGGAAGCCTTGTCAACAAAGCTTGACTGTGCAGCTGATCGGAATTCTTATGAGTATCTCTATTTCTTTCTGCATTGTGAGCTATGCATCTAAGATGAACATCTCACGGCATCATATAAATTTACAACAGCACATCGGATGCAGATTCTTAATATTGCAGCCCAGACGTACCGCTGTTGTACCTCATGGTGGAAATGCAGGTCTTGTATGAGGAATCCTCCATGTTATTGAGGAGGTAAACTGAGGTAAACTTTATGACTGTCTGTACTTTCTGTTATTTTTAGTTATTGTTCATGGAATTGTTAAGCAGTAATGGCGTTTCTGCGCAAGAACAACTTAGCAGGCAAAAACAGCACGTAGAATATAAGGATCAGAGATTTTCTTTTAAGGCTCTTTTTGTGGTTTTGATCAACAGCGGTTTCACGTATAGGCTTCAACAGATCTTATTCAGAGTACTTACTGCTTCCTAGTCACTAAAATCTAGACTTCTGGAACCCatgtttcaaatattttaatcaagcTCATCTTGAGCCTGGCAGGATTAGGTTCTCTGCTCAATACACACTAATTGGACATTAGTAAATGCAATTGGAAGTTAGAGAAGCACAACTAGTTTCAGAGTAATGACTTCCGGAAAATAATATTTCTGATAAAAATTTTAAGAGCTGAATGCTTGGATCTCTCGATGGCATCCTGCTGTTGAGACTAACTAGACAAGTTACAATAATTAACGATCACATCATCTCTGACTGCAGAGACAAAAACATCAACTACACCTTTCTGTGGCTAAGGAAAATGACATTAATTATGTTATAcactttttagaaaaaaaagaaaaagaaatcctGAGTTTCTCTAATACTCCAACACAGTTGAGTTACTCAGCAATCTCTCTCCCTGATTTTGATCTCACAGTTAGTATCTCAGTACCTGTTTTTAATCTCACAGTTAGTATCTTTGTTACTGTACATTGGTCAATAATTTAGGCAACTGATAAATTTGCTAATATCTTGATGATCATTTTGACCGTACTGACATTCCTGCCACAACTTTATATATCAATTTTGGAACTTTGTTAGCTGCTGTGAAATGCAAACAATACAGTTTTTGCATTAGCAGAAGAATTGAAACTATGTGTACACCAGAACTTCTGCCAAACAGTCTTTTTATCTTTGAATATCATACTAAAAAATAGTTGTTTTCTCATTAGTAACAGCCAAATCACCTCAAGTTGGTAGTTGCAATCCTCATACTTGGAGTTGCAACACTTATCTAAGGAAAGGAAAGATCATTGCAAGAAAAAATGTAACAAGTGCATACAAATTTAAAGAAGAAAACCGAGCTAGGCAGTTTGTAATCGTAACAAAACATCTATTTATTGTGGTGCCTCTAGATCCATTCATCTTTATATTGGTACTGGAACCCTTGTCACTATAACTGGTGTTCTAACCTTGTGTACTCCGTCCTTCCACATCAAATGTCCAAACTCAGGCCCGGCTTGTAATTTCTTACCTATGAAGGTAACCTTGTAAGATAATTTCTGATGTTTCTTCGTGAAATGCAAGGTTGTTGGCTCAACCTTAATGACTACACTTTTGAATGGTGAAACTACAGCGTGGTAATTTGAAACAGCTTTTCCAACATTTGTTACTGTCCTGTGGAGGGTCAAGACCGAGTTATTTCCTTTTTCCAGGAATAATACTGAGAGCGCTGGGTAGTTGAGATCTCCGGGACTAGCAAGTGTGTTTCTGCAAGACCTGTTGGAGAACTTAGCAAAGACTACCATGTCACCGGGGCTCAGTTGAGCACACAAGAATTCAAAGTAATCTTGTGGCTTGAGATCATAAACTAGGCCGGGGTTGAGAGCTTTCAGTGGGTTTATATGTCCAGCACCGTGGTCATATGGAGTTGAAGGGGCGCCTGTGGAAGCATCTCTTAGAGGAGTGTAATTGTTATCATGAATGTAAGCCGTCGTCATAATGGCAGATTTTATAGCTGCAGGGCTCCAGTCTGGATGCCTCGCCTTTATCAATGCAGCAATGCCACTCACATGAGGACAGGACATGGATGTTCCAGACAGGATATTGAAATTTACAATTCGTTTATCTGTTGCCAAGCTTGATGGACCAAGTGTATTAGTCCAAGCAGCGAGTATGTTCACTCCTGGTGCAACTATATCCGGTTTCAGAACCTCTAGACTCAGATAATTAGGCCCCCTGGACGAAAATGCAGCCACTACCGGGGAAGGCTTTACTCCTAGTCTGGTTCCCTGAAAGGAAAGGGTTGCTGTAGGATGTGAATTTGTCATAGCATATTCCTTAATTGATCTACCAGCTTTTTCCCCAACTGCAACGGTGGGGAGCAGGTGACAATCTGCTACCAATTCTTCCCCATTGTCTTCGGTGTTTGCCAAGATCATTCCAATTCCCCCTGCATCTTTTACCACTTGGCCTTTTTGAACCCGAGGAGTAACCCCTCGGTTGCAAATCACTATCTTTCCCCGGACAACCTTTGGATTCAGGGTGTCCTGCAGACACAAAGAACTCGGATCCAGGATGCTGGAATTACCACCTGTATACACCAAAGGATACTGCTTTGCCGGGGACAACTTCCTCCTGCCTTTGTAAAGTGA of Daucus carota subsp. sativus chromosome 3, DH1 v3.0, whole genome shotgun sequence contains these proteins:
- the LOC108215397 gene encoding subtilisin-like protease SBT1.3 codes for the protein MVVKWVFLLLLASLTITNVVSLTASPFTKTYIVQIDRLAKPETFGDHVEWYASVIQSVSAELNDEENDDGENERIMYSYQTAFHGVAARLSLEEVERLQQHPAVMAVFPEVAYELHTTRSPWFLGLGSEESTSVWSEKLADHDVVVGVLDTGIWPESRSFNDTGLTAIPARWKGTCQIGRGFDKSHCNKKIVGARMFYHGYEAGAGKINEQEEYKSPRDQDGHGTHTAATVAGSPVQGANLLGYAKGTARGMAPGARIAAYKVCWASGCFSSDILAAVDQAVADGVNVLSISLGGGSSSYQHDSLSIATFGAMEKGVFVSCSAGNGGPTPVSLTNISPWITTVGASTMDRDFPSTVKLGSGQKITGSSLYKGRRKLSPAKQYPLVYTGGNSSILDPSSLCLQDTLNPKVVRGKIVICNRGVTPRVQKGQVVKDAGGIGMILANTEDNGEELVADCHLLPTVAVGEKAGRSIKEYAMTNSHPTATLSFQGTRLGVKPSPVVAAFSSRGPNYLSLEVLKPDIVAPGVNILAAWTNTLGPSSLATDKRIVNFNILSGTSMSCPHVSGIAALIKARHPDWSPAAIKSAIMTTAYIHDNNYTPLRDASTGAPSTPYDHGAGHINPLKALNPGLVYDLKPQDYFEFLCAQLSPGDMVVFAKFSNRSCRNTLASPGDLNYPALSVLFLEKGNNSVLTLHRTVTNVGKAVSNYHAVVSPFKSVVIKVEPTTLHFTKKHQKLSYKVTFIGKKLQAGPEFGHLMWKDGVHKVRTPVIVTRVPVPI